In Balneola sp., a single genomic region encodes these proteins:
- a CDS encoding sulfurtransferase encodes MEKLIRRLAGFFVTLSVVLGYFVSPYWFLFTLFVGLNLLQSSFTNWCLAEDILTKIGFGKQRNIVDNN; translated from the coding sequence ATGGAAAAACTTATACGCCGTTTAGCCGGCTTCTTTGTAACTTTGAGCGTGGTGCTTGGTTACTTTGTTAGCCCCTACTGGTTTTTGTTTACGCTTTTTGTGGGATTGAATTTATTGCAGTCTTCGTTTACTAACTGGTGCCTGGCTGAGGATATATTAACAAAGATTGGATTTGGCAAGCAACGTAATATTGTAGATAATAACTAA